The Oncorhynchus tshawytscha isolate Ot180627B linkage group LG02, Otsh_v2.0, whole genome shotgun sequence genome contains the following window.
TGCCATACTCcttttgtccagacagcatcagatacatggtcacACAAAAGGAGACAGaagggcgctgtttcgctcactCGGATGCTTTATCTGAGATTGTTGAATCTTTCTGTCATCTCGTGTCTCGGTCAAATATTatcaatatttcaatattttatttggacgGGCAAGGATGGTACGGTAGACTTTCCACAGAAAGTGAAATTGTGTGAATTTACATTTATCCCCAGGCTTTGTTCTCTAAACATTTACTGTACATATTGTACTGTACATAAAATAATCTGACAAATATATCATGTTTTCCAGCTATGAGAGCACCATGGAGCAAGGCACCTCCTGGACAGTGGTCAGCCCTATCATCTTCACCTACAAGGTGACTGAGTCCCTGGGCCTGCTGGACCCCAGCAACGACACCCTGCTCCTGGGGCACATTAGGGACCCCCAGCAGCTGGAGGTCCTGAGGAACAGCATCAGCACCAAGCCCCTCAGGCGCTTCGTGGTCATGGACCAGACCGTCTACAACCTCTACGGCTGCCAGCTTACAGACTACTTTGAGGCCCATAATGTTCTCTACAGGATCCTGCCCCTGCCCACCACCGAGGAGAACAAGTCCATGGAGCTGGTGATGAGGATCCTGGAGGAGGTCCATAAGTTCTCCCTGGACAGACGCACAGAGCCCATCATCGCCATCGGAGGAGGAGTCTGTCTGGACATAGTGGGCTTGGCGGCATCCCTGTACAGGAGACGCACCCCCTACATCCGTGTCCCTACCACCCTGCTCTCTTATGTTGACGCCAGCGTGGGGGCAAAGACTGGGGTGAACTTTGCCAACTGTAAAAATAAGCTGGGTGGCTACATACCCCCGGTGGCTGCTTTCCTAGACCGCTCCTTCATTCAAACTGTTTCTCGAAGACACATCTCCAATGGGCTGGCCGAAATGTTAAAGGTACAGTGGCAATGCCTGACAGCAACAGATATGAATTAGATATTGGACTTTACATGAACTTAAGATACAATGCTGTACTATTTGACTgtatactatactgtagagaacaatatacagtacatcatcAGTCTTATAGAATATGTTGATGCTCATTTAGCTCTGTAGATCTGGTTTTATGTACTGGTAtttaatgtaaatgtaatgtagaTGTGTGCTCTACAGATGGCCTTGATGAAACACAGAGGTCTCTTTGAGCTGCTGGAGACCAATGGCCGGTTCCTGTTGGACTCCAAGTTCCAGTCTGACAGCGGTCTTCAGGGGGACAACAAAGATGCTGCCTCCGTGTCCACACGCATGGCCATAGAAGCCATGCTAGAGGAGCTGGCCCCCAACCTGTGGGAGGACGATTTAGACAGACTAGTAGACTTTGGTCACCTTATCAGCCCAGAGCTGGAAATGGTACAGTACAACCAATTTTTACCGCTTCACCTTAAATAACCACAAAGCCAAATGCCAAATTCCATGAGCTACTGTATGTAACCGGGTTTGAACCAATATGTCATCATGTCATGTTTGTCACCTCCTGTTCCATTTTTAGTGTAACTATGTGCCAGATGAGCATGGTGTCAGGTTTACTCACACCTGTTTGTGTTAGTTAGCGGCAATAAACAGTGCGGCTATGAGTAATACTGCACTCTAGAGAGTTGTGCATGGATACAGTACTGAGCGCTGACCTTCTTATTACAGAAGGTGCTCCCTTCCTTGCTGCACGGAGAGGCGGTGAACATCGATATGTCCTACATGGTTTATGTGGCCCGTGAGAGGGGCCtcatgacagaggaggagaagctGCGGATTATAGGCTGCATGGGGGGGCTGGAGCTGCCTGTGTGGCACCAGGACGTTACCATGGCACTAGTGCAGCACTCACTTTGTGAGAGGCTGAAACACTCTGGTGGGCTGGTCAGGATGCCTCTACCCATTGGCCTAGGGCATGCAGGTAAAGAGACAGACATGTATTTTTCAGTTAGAGTTCAGCACATTAACAAAGATTAAAAATGCATATATTTTCAAAGCTGGTGTTAACAAtctcctttttctctccatcTGTAGAGATCTATAATGACACAGGTGATGACACCCTGTACAGAGCGTTTGAGAAGTGGTGTGATGAGCTGCGACCAAGCGACCTGAACTAGTCCAAATATTTTGCATTACTGTAGATTATTTACTTTGAATGATTTAA
Protein-coding sequences here:
- the LOC112262555 gene encoding 2-epi-5-epi-valiolone synthase-like, with protein sequence MSLDANTGKTHVEEPLECNNIAVIKKNEFHLVQVKGTWKRKSGNKLNKNIKGRVSAANIYESTMEQGTSWTVVSPIIFTYKVTESLGLLDPSNDTLLLGHIRDPQQLEVLRNSISTKPLRRFVVMDQTVYNLYGCQLTDYFEAHNVLYRILPLPTTEENKSMELVMRILEEVHKFSLDRRTEPIIAIGGGVCLDIVGLAASLYRRRTPYIRVPTTLLSYVDASVGAKTGVNFANCKNKLGGYIPPVAAFLDRSFIQTVSRRHISNGLAEMLKMALMKHRGLFELLETNGRFLLDSKFQSDSGLQGDNKDAASVSTRMAIEAMLEELAPNLWEDDLDRLVDFGHLISPELEMKVLPSLLHGEAVNIDMSYMVYVARERGLMTEEEKLRIIGCMGGLELPVWHQDVTMALVQHSLCERLKHSGGLVRMPLPIGLGHAEIYNDTGDDTLYRAFEKWCDELRPSDLN